The Corvus moneduloides isolate bCorMon1 chromosome 5, bCorMon1.pri, whole genome shotgun sequence genome includes a region encoding these proteins:
- the NIPAL1 gene encoding magnesium transporter NIPA3 isoform X1, which translates to MPPPSPPESGRAQVRRAVPGRAEPPARSPRSPAAMGPGEALPARPSCRAGAVLSFSCCDSCQAWCQIINVSESHSAFITSVEGTGNETNWSISMPSGSKYHLYIGLALAIVSSIFIGSSFILKKKGLLKLADRGVTRAGHGGYSYLKEWLWWAGLLSMGLGEAANFAAYAFAPATLVTPLGALSVLLSAILSSYFLNEKLNIHGKLGCILSILGSTVMVIHAPEEEEVTSLDEMERKLQDPAFVTFAVLLTVVALVLIVVVAPRRGQTNILIYVLICSLIGAFSVSSVKGLGIAIKQMLERKPVYGHPLVYILVGILVLSVSTQINYLNKALDMFNTSLVTPIYYVCFTTTVVICSIILFKEWSSMELGDIIGTLSGFCNIIIGIFLLHAFKNTNITWSQLMSTVAKESSLPHLEFETSHTLLESMEDPALAYEEDNILFSQ; encoded by the exons ATGCCGCCTCCGTCTCCACCGGAGAGCGGGCGCGCCCAGGTGCgccgggcggtgccggggcgggCGGAGCCGCCGGCACGGAGCCCGCGGAGCCCCGCAGCGATGGGTCCCGGAGAggcgctgcccgcccgcccgtCCTGCCGCGCGG GTGCTGTgctctctttttcttgctgtgacTCCTGCCAAGCATGGTGCCAGATCATCAATGTGTCTGAATCACACTCTGCTTTCATCACCTCTGTGGAGGGGACTGGCAATGAAACAAACTGGAGCATTTCCATGCCTTCTGGAAGCAAATACCACCTCTACATTGGCTTGGCTTTGGCAATAGTTTCCAGTATCTTTATTGGTTCTAGTTTCATACTGAAGAAGAAAGGACTTTTGAAACTGGCAGACAGAGGAGTCACCCGAGCTG gacaTGGTGGATATTCTTATTTGAAGGAATGGCTTTGGTGGGCTGGACTGCTATCAA TGGGATTAGGAGAAGCTGCAAACTTTGCTGCCTATGCCTTTGCACCTGCAACCTTAGTTACCCCCTTGGGTGCACTGAGTGTTCTCTTAAG TGCTATATTGTCAtcctattttttaaatgagaagcTGAATATTCATGGAAAGCTGGGCTGCATACTGAGCATTTTGGGGTCAACGGTCATGGTTATTCATGccccagaggaggaggaggtcaCCTCACTAGAtgagatggaaagaaaactgcaaGATCCAG CCTTTGTTACATTTGCTGTTCTCCTAACAGTGGTTGCACTTGTCCTGATTGTTGTTGTGGCTCCAAGGAGAGGTCAGACAAATATATTGATCTACGTTTTAATTTGCTCACTCATCGGTGCCTTCTCTGTCTCGTCTGTGAAAGGCCTGGGCATTGCCATTAAACAAATGCTGGAGCGGAAGCCAGTCTATGGCCATCCATTGGTTTACATTTTAGTGGGCATCTTGGTGCTCTCAGTCAGCACTCAGATCAACTATCTCAACAAAGCACTGGACATGTTCAACACATCCCTGGTGACACCTATTTATTACGTGTGCTTCACTACAACGGTGGTGATATGCTCCATCATCTTGTTCAAGGAGTGGAGTAGTATGGAACTGGGTGATATCATTGGAACCCTGAGTGGATTCTGCAATATCATCATTGGTATTTTCCTATTGCACGCTTTCAAAAACACTAACATCACCTGGAGTCAGTTGATGTCCACTGTTGCCAAAGAGTCATCACTACCACACCTTGAATTTGAAACCAGTCACACTTTGCTGGAAAGCATGGAAGACCCAGCTTTGGCATATGAGGAGGACAACATTTTATTCAGTCAATGA
- the NIPAL1 gene encoding magnesium transporter NIPA3 isoform X2: MPPPSPPESGRAQVRRAVPGRAEPPARSPRSPAAMGPGEALPARPSCRAGAVLSFSCCDSCQAWCQIINVSESHSAFITSVEGTGNETNWSISMPSGSKYHLYIGLALAIVSSIFIGSSFILKKKGLLKLADRGVTRAGHGGYSYLKEWLWWAGLLSMGLGEAANFAAYAFAPATLVTPLGALSVLLSAILSSYFLNEKLNIHGKLGCILSILGSTVMVIHAPEEEEVTSLDEMERKLQDPVVALVLIVVVAPRRGQTNILIYVLICSLIGAFSVSSVKGLGIAIKQMLERKPVYGHPLVYILVGILVLSVSTQINYLNKALDMFNTSLVTPIYYVCFTTTVVICSIILFKEWSSMELGDIIGTLSGFCNIIIGIFLLHAFKNTNITWSQLMSTVAKESSLPHLEFETSHTLLESMEDPALAYEEDNILFSQ, encoded by the exons ATGCCGCCTCCGTCTCCACCGGAGAGCGGGCGCGCCCAGGTGCgccgggcggtgccggggcgggCGGAGCCGCCGGCACGGAGCCCGCGGAGCCCCGCAGCGATGGGTCCCGGAGAggcgctgcccgcccgcccgtCCTGCCGCGCGG GTGCTGTgctctctttttcttgctgtgacTCCTGCCAAGCATGGTGCCAGATCATCAATGTGTCTGAATCACACTCTGCTTTCATCACCTCTGTGGAGGGGACTGGCAATGAAACAAACTGGAGCATTTCCATGCCTTCTGGAAGCAAATACCACCTCTACATTGGCTTGGCTTTGGCAATAGTTTCCAGTATCTTTATTGGTTCTAGTTTCATACTGAAGAAGAAAGGACTTTTGAAACTGGCAGACAGAGGAGTCACCCGAGCTG gacaTGGTGGATATTCTTATTTGAAGGAATGGCTTTGGTGGGCTGGACTGCTATCAA TGGGATTAGGAGAAGCTGCAAACTTTGCTGCCTATGCCTTTGCACCTGCAACCTTAGTTACCCCCTTGGGTGCACTGAGTGTTCTCTTAAG TGCTATATTGTCAtcctattttttaaatgagaagcTGAATATTCATGGAAAGCTGGGCTGCATACTGAGCATTTTGGGGTCAACGGTCATGGTTATTCATGccccagaggaggaggaggtcaCCTCACTAGAtgagatggaaagaaaactgcaaGATCCAG TGGTTGCACTTGTCCTGATTGTTGTTGTGGCTCCAAGGAGAGGTCAGACAAATATATTGATCTACGTTTTAATTTGCTCACTCATCGGTGCCTTCTCTGTCTCGTCTGTGAAAGGCCTGGGCATTGCCATTAAACAAATGCTGGAGCGGAAGCCAGTCTATGGCCATCCATTGGTTTACATTTTAGTGGGCATCTTGGTGCTCTCAGTCAGCACTCAGATCAACTATCTCAACAAAGCACTGGACATGTTCAACACATCCCTGGTGACACCTATTTATTACGTGTGCTTCACTACAACGGTGGTGATATGCTCCATCATCTTGTTCAAGGAGTGGAGTAGTATGGAACTGGGTGATATCATTGGAACCCTGAGTGGATTCTGCAATATCATCATTGGTATTTTCCTATTGCACGCTTTCAAAAACACTAACATCACCTGGAGTCAGTTGATGTCCACTGTTGCCAAAGAGTCATCACTACCACACCTTGAATTTGAAACCAGTCACACTTTGCTGGAAAGCATGGAAGACCCAGCTTTGGCATATGAGGAGGACAACATTTTATTCAGTCAATGA